One Papio anubis isolate 15944 chromosome 9, Panubis1.0, whole genome shotgun sequence genomic window carries:
- the DDX47 gene encoding probable ATP-dependent RNA helicase DDX47 isoform X2, protein MEAPGERDSPTEASQPVMEEEETKTFKDLGVTDVLCEACDQLGWTKPTKIQIEAIPLALQGRDIIGLAETGSGKTGAFALPILNALLETPQRLFALVLTPTRELAFQISEQFEALGSSIGVQSATPGRLIDHLENTKGFNLRALKYLVMDEADRILNMDFETEVDKILKVIPRDRKTFLFSATMTKKVQKLQRAALKNPVKCAVSSKYQTVEKLQQYYIFIPSKFKDTYLVYILNELAGNSFMIFCSTCNNTQRTALLLRNLGFTAIPLHGQMSQSKRLGSLNKFKAKARSILLATDVASRGLDIPHVDVVVNFDIPTHSKDYIHRVGRTARAGRSGKAITFVTQYDVELFQRIEHLIGKKLPVFPTQDDEVMMLAERVAEAQRFARMELREHGEKKKRSREDAGDNDDTEGAIGVRNKVAGGKMKKRKGR, encoded by the exons ATGGAGGCGCCCGGGGAACGCGATTCTCCGACCGAAGCGTCCCAGCCAGTGATGGAAGAGGAGGaaactaaaacatttaaagaCCTG GGTGTGACAGATGTGTTGTGTGAAGCTTGTGACCAGTTGGGATGGACAAAACCCACCAAGATCCAGATTGAAGCTATTCCTTTGGCCTTACAAG gtCGTGATATCATCGGGCTGGCAGAAACTGGCTCTGGAAAAACAGGCGCCTTTGCTTTGCCCATTCTGAATGCACTGCTGGAGACCCCACAGCGTTTGTTTGCCCTAGTTCTTACCCCGACTCGGGAGCTGGCCTTTCAGATCTCAGAGCAGTTTGAAGCCCTGGGGTCCTCTATTGGAGTGCAGAGTG CAACTCCTGGTCGACTGATTGACCACTTGGAAAATACGAAAGGTTTCAACTTGAGAGCTCTCAAATACTTGGTCATGGACGAAGCCGACCGAATACTGAATATGGATTTTGAGACAGAG GTTGACAAGATCCTCAAAGTGATCCCTCGAGATCGGAAAACATTCCTCTTCTCTGCCACCATGACCAAGAAG GTGCAAAAGCTTCAGCGAGCAGCTCTGAAAAATCCTGTGAAATGTGCCGTTTCCTCTAAATACCAGACAGTTGAAAAATTACagcaatattatatttttattccctCTAAATTCAAG GATACCTACCTGGTTTATATTCTAAATGAATTGGCGGGAAACTCCTTTATGATATTCTGCAGCACCTGTAATAATACCCAGAGAACAGCTTTGCTACTGCGAAATCTTGGATTCACTGCCATCCCCCTCCATGGACAAATGAGTCAG AGTAAGCGCCTAGGATCCCTTAATAAGTTTAAGGCCAAGGCCCGTTCCATTCTTCTAGCAACTGACGTTGCCAGCCGGGGTTTGGACATACCTCATGTAGATGTAGTTGTCAACTTTGACATTCCTACCCATTCCAAG GATTACATCCATCGAGTAGGTCGAACAGCTAGAGCTGGGCGCTCCGGAAAGGCTATTACTTTTGTCACGCA GTATGATGTGGAACTCTTCCAGCGCATAGAACACTTAATTGGGAAGAAACTACCAGTCTTTCCGACACAGGATGATGAGGTTATGATGCTGGCAGAACGCGTGGCTGAAGCCCAAAGATTTGCCCGAATG gAGTTAAGGGAGcatggagaaaagaagaaacgCTCGCGAGAGGATGCTGGAGACAATGATGATACAGAGGGCGCTATTGGCGTCAGGAACAAGGTGGCTGGAGGAAAAATGAAGAAGCGGAAAGGCCGTTAA
- the DDX47 gene encoding probable ATP-dependent RNA helicase DDX47 isoform X1, whose product MEAPGERDSPTEASQPVMEEEETKTFKDLGVTDVLCEACDQLGWTKPTKIQIEAIPLALQGRDIIGLAETGSGKTGAFALPILNALLETPQRLFALVLTPTRELAFQISEQFEALGSSIGVQSAVIVGGIDSMSQSLALAKKPHIIIATPGRLIDHLENTKGFNLRALKYLVMDEADRILNMDFETEVDKILKVIPRDRKTFLFSATMTKKVQKLQRAALKNPVKCAVSSKYQTVEKLQQYYIFIPSKFKDTYLVYILNELAGNSFMIFCSTCNNTQRTALLLRNLGFTAIPLHGQMSQSKRLGSLNKFKAKARSILLATDVASRGLDIPHVDVVVNFDIPTHSKDYIHRVGRTARAGRSGKAITFVTQYDVELFQRIEHLIGKKLPVFPTQDDEVMMLAERVAEAQRFARMELREHGEKKKRSREDAGDNDDTEGAIGVRNKVAGGKMKKRKGR is encoded by the exons ATGGAGGCGCCCGGGGAACGCGATTCTCCGACCGAAGCGTCCCAGCCAGTGATGGAAGAGGAGGaaactaaaacatttaaagaCCTG GGTGTGACAGATGTGTTGTGTGAAGCTTGTGACCAGTTGGGATGGACAAAACCCACCAAGATCCAGATTGAAGCTATTCCTTTGGCCTTACAAG gtCGTGATATCATCGGGCTGGCAGAAACTGGCTCTGGAAAAACAGGCGCCTTTGCTTTGCCCATTCTGAATGCACTGCTGGAGACCCCACAGCGTTTGTTTGCCCTAGTTCTTACCCCGACTCGGGAGCTGGCCTTTCAGATCTCAGAGCAGTTTGAAGCCCTGGGGTCCTCTATTGGAGTGCAGAGTG cTGTGATTGTGGGTGGAATTGATTCAATGTCTCAATCTTTGGCCCTTGCAAAAAAACCACATATAATAATAG CAACTCCTGGTCGACTGATTGACCACTTGGAAAATACGAAAGGTTTCAACTTGAGAGCTCTCAAATACTTGGTCATGGACGAAGCCGACCGAATACTGAATATGGATTTTGAGACAGAG GTTGACAAGATCCTCAAAGTGATCCCTCGAGATCGGAAAACATTCCTCTTCTCTGCCACCATGACCAAGAAG GTGCAAAAGCTTCAGCGAGCAGCTCTGAAAAATCCTGTGAAATGTGCCGTTTCCTCTAAATACCAGACAGTTGAAAAATTACagcaatattatatttttattccctCTAAATTCAAG GATACCTACCTGGTTTATATTCTAAATGAATTGGCGGGAAACTCCTTTATGATATTCTGCAGCACCTGTAATAATACCCAGAGAACAGCTTTGCTACTGCGAAATCTTGGATTCACTGCCATCCCCCTCCATGGACAAATGAGTCAG AGTAAGCGCCTAGGATCCCTTAATAAGTTTAAGGCCAAGGCCCGTTCCATTCTTCTAGCAACTGACGTTGCCAGCCGGGGTTTGGACATACCTCATGTAGATGTAGTTGTCAACTTTGACATTCCTACCCATTCCAAG GATTACATCCATCGAGTAGGTCGAACAGCTAGAGCTGGGCGCTCCGGAAAGGCTATTACTTTTGTCACGCA GTATGATGTGGAACTCTTCCAGCGCATAGAACACTTAATTGGGAAGAAACTACCAGTCTTTCCGACACAGGATGATGAGGTTATGATGCTGGCAGAACGCGTGGCTGAAGCCCAAAGATTTGCCCGAATG gAGTTAAGGGAGcatggagaaaagaagaaacgCTCGCGAGAGGATGCTGGAGACAATGATGATACAGAGGGCGCTATTGGCGTCAGGAACAAGGTGGCTGGAGGAAAAATGAAGAAGCGGAAAGGCCGTTAA